TCTAGGCAAGGCCAACAAAGTTTACTCCTTTGGCCACCCCTCAGTGGAGTTGTTGGTGAATAGGTTCCTCGGGAGGGATCTCCCTCCACCAAATAATGAAGGCCATCATAACCATCTCCTCAGGAATCATCAAAATGTTGTTCTTCGTGAGCTCAATAAGGAGGTCATGAACATGGAGGAGATTCTCCAAATGGAGAAATCTCGCGGAGAGTCCATACTAGAAATTAGGAGGAGAGATAATGGTAGTTGGTGGGAATTTTTAAAGCAAGACGTTGAAAAAGAGGCACAACAACAGCAAATGGTGACTAATGTTGGACTCCCATTTCTCACATTTGGAAGTGCCCTGTCTCCTACTAATGGTGCTAGGGCAATTAGTTCTTCACATGGACCCAATGTTGGTGCACCCTTGGCTAATAGGGCTTAGTGCATCTACTTCTTCATCAACAGTTCCCTACTACTTCAACTGTCGTTATTAGTGCGCACGTTATGAAATAAT
This genomic window from Capsicum annuum cultivar UCD-10X-F1 unplaced genomic scaffold, UCD10Xv1.1 ctg68284, whole genome shotgun sequence contains:
- the LOC107852982 gene encoding agamous-like MADS-box protein AGL62, producing the protein MENESNLQVTFSKRRAGLFKKTIEHCTLCGAKIAIVVFSLGKANKVYSFGHPSVELLVNRFLGRDLPPPNNEGHHNHLLRNHQNVVLRELNKEVMNMEEILQMEKSRGESILEIRRRDNGSWWEFLKQDVEKEAQQQQMVTNVGLPFLTFGSALSPTNGARAISSSHGPNVGAPLANRA